A stretch of Lactuca sativa cultivar Salinas chromosome 6, Lsat_Salinas_v11, whole genome shotgun sequence DNA encodes these proteins:
- the LOC111884825 gene encoding protein DETOXIFICATION 30 has translation METNAEAPLLTSKNPTHNAHFTGDVEDIPPINDVKEFFLQFGIESKKLWYLAAPAIFTSICQYSLGAITQTFAGHVGTLDLAAVSIENSVIAGFCLGIMLGMGSALETLCGQAFGAGQVDMLGVYMQRSWVILFVTGLFLMLLYIFATPLLLFIGQTEDISQAAGQMALWMIPQLFAYAFNYPIAKFLQAQSKIMVMAYISAVALVLHTFFSWLLMLKLGWGLWGGALVLNLSWWFMVVAQMIYILSGTCGRAWSGFSWEAFSNLWSFVKLSLASAIMLCLEVWYFMALILFAGYIKNAEIAVDALSICMNILGWAVMASIGFNAAISVRVSNELGAAHPRTAKFSIVVVVISAFLVGVLFAIFLVIFRNQYPALFADSLQVQQAVYALTPLLAACLIINNIQPALSGVAIGAGWQAVIAYINIACYYIFGIPLGLTLGFAANWGVKGIWMGMLTGTVVQTVILVWICYRTNWDKEASMAEKRIRKWSGQKEVEGEE, from the exons ATGGAGACCAACGCAGAAGCTCCGCTTCTTACCTCCAAAAATCCCACACACAACGCTCACTTCACCGGCGACGTCGAAGATATCCCTCCGATAAACGACGTAAAAGAATTTTTTCTTCAATTTGGAATCGAATCAAAGAAGCTTTGGTACCTTGCTGCCCCTGCGATTTTCACTTCCATTTGTCAATACTCACTTGGCGCCATCACGCAAACCTTCGCTGGTCATGTCGGAACTCTAGATCTCGCCGCCGTCTCCATCGAAAACTCCGTCATTGCCGGTTTCTGTTTGGGAATCATG CTTGGAATGGGCAGCGCGTTGGAAACGTTGTGTGGGCAAGCATTCGGAGCAGGTCAAGTGGATATGTTGGGTGTATATATGCAGAGATCGTGGGTGATTCTGTTTGTCACTGGTCTATTTCTGATGCTTCTGTACATCTTCGCGACTCCATTACTCCTCTTCATCGGACAAACAGAAGATATCTCTCAGGCTGCGGGGCAGATGGCGTTATGGATGATTCCGCAGCTGTTCGCTTATGCTTTTAATTATCCGATTGCTAAGTTTCTTCAAGCTCAGAGTAAGATTATGGTGATGGCTTACATATCTGCGGTGGCGCTTGTTCTTCATACGTTTTTTAGCTGGTTGCTGATGTTGAAGTTGGGGTGGGGGTTATGGGGTGGAGCTTTGGTGCTTAACCTTTCATGGTGGTTCATGGTGGTTGCTCAGATGATTTATATTCTCAGTGGGACTTGTGGTCGAGCATGGTCAGGGTTTAGTTGGGAGGCTTTCAGTAATCTATGGAGTTTTGTGAAGCTTTCTCTTGCGTCAGCGATCATGCTATG CTTGGAAGTGTGGTATTTTATGGCATTGATACTTTTTGCTGGATATATAAAAAACGCCGAAATCGCAGTGGACGCCTTATCCATATG CATGAACATTCTTGGGTGGGCTGTAATGGCATCAATTGGATTTAACGCCGCCATCAG TGTAAGGGTGTCAAACGAATTAGGCGCAGCCCATCCAAGAACAGCGAAATTCTCAATCGTCGTGGTGGTTATCTCCGCATTTCTAGTGGGTGTTTTGTTCGCTATTTTTCTTGTCATTTTCCGGAATCAGTATCCAGCTTTATTTGCTGATAGTTTACAAGTTCAACAAGCTGTGTATGCGCTCACCCCATTGTTAGCAGCTTGCCTTATTATTAACAATATTCAACCCGCACTTTCTG GGGTGGCAATTGGGGCAGGATGGCAAGCCGTGATTGCTTATATAAACATTGCATGTTACTACATCTTTGGGATTCCTTTGGGACTCACTTTGGGATTTGCAGCCAATTGGGGTGTAAAG GGTATATGGATGGGGATGTTAACGGGAACGGTAGTCCAGACGGTGATATTGGTTTGGATTTGTTACAGAACCAACTGGGACAAAGAG GCGTCCATGGCTGAAAAGAGAATTAGAAAATGGTCGGGTCAAAAAGAGGTGGAGGGTGAGGAATAA